Part of the Rhineura floridana isolate rRhiFlo1 chromosome 8, rRhiFlo1.hap2, whole genome shotgun sequence genome is shown below.
attactacttttggggggccatgtaactgtaactgtaatttattactttttaaaagtaattttccaagctctgtttgtacCCCAGTGAGATCTTTCTCCTCCCATAATGCTTTACGggagccttcgccaacctggtgtcctccagatgttttgggctagaaTGCTCATCAGCCCCAAGCTGCTTCTGAGTCCGacagaacacagaaagctgctttgtaCGGAGTCACACCATTGGACCATCAAGgtcagcattgtccacactgactggcagtggttgtcCAGGGCTGTCcggccatacctggagatgctgctggggacggaacctgggaccttctgcatgcaaagcagatgctctgccgctttCCCTAATGGCTCCACTGATTTGGCAGGTGGTAGCACCTTGCGACTGGGCTATTTTTGGGTGGGCTTAAGTCTCACTGGTAAAGGTGAGGCAATTAAACATCCACTTTGCTCTGCTTGCCTACTGCACTTCCGCAGTGCCAGGGGAAGGAGATTGGCAGGGAATCTCCAAAGGGCCCAGGGACATCACAGCGGATTTGAAGAAAATCACTTATGGGCGCCTCCATCTGACAGGGATGCCTGTTGTCCAGGGTTACCCCACAGAGTTAAATTCCACATTTAAGCTATGAAAGTCACCACCAAGGATGTAGTGATGGTCACCTGCCCAAGCAAGTAGACCCACCCTTCCTGAATAGGGCTATTATATACTGTTAATATATAATAcgatacaatacaatacaatactgtTGGCCATGAGGGTGAAATGaagactccatgttcagaggcaagcTACCTTCTGAGTGCCAAAAGGCCCTCATTTTCCTGCTCTACTTGTGAATTTCACACTGACCACTGTGGGAATGCAGAGATCTAGGCTACCTGGAgccttggcttgatccagcaacagatggtgtgtgtttttggttaaggttttttttttggggggggggttggttaaGCTTTATTTATATGAAAATGTTGCAAGAGCCACAGccaataaataatacaaatacatattcttatttatttttcattaaatttatatctggcccttcctcccagaaggagctcagggtggcatattCTTATGCAGAAAGTTCTctgttcttcccccaccccattccaACCAAAATTTGATTGGGGAAGGCAGGGCCCTTCAGATTTTGTTgggctccatcatccctgactatgctggctggggctgatgggagccggaGACCAACATATTCTacaggaccacagattccctatccctggtaTAGGCCCTTAGGCTATTTCATATGTTCTTTGCTGCAGACATTCAGTTCCCTAGTTATGGAACATGGTATTCTCTCTGCCAGTGAATCTTAGCtttcttctgtttctttttaaaatcaagtttctagtccCTATGAAGAGGTTTcaaagtacataagaacatagtggcccatttagtccagcatcctgttctcacacaggccaaccagatgcccgggggaagcccgcacaGGGGCCACGCCTGATGAAATATCAGAAGGTGGAGCAGAAGAAAAGGAACCAAGTGCCCCACATCACCCCACGGCGACAAGAAGCAGGAAGGTAAGTaaggggaaataaataaataagccaggcAGAATTTGCTCACCCTGCCTAATTTATATAGATCACAGCTTTTCGTGTAGGTTATTGTTTGGGTTACTTTAGCATGGAGAGTATTCTTTTGCTAAGGGGGTGGACACGCAGCCCTATCCAGAAACGCCTCCATAGGAGACCGAGGAAGTCTAAACAGAGTACAAGAGGGATGGGAAGAGCACAAATAAAGGTTTTTGCAGGTGGTTCCAAAACAACAAGAGATAAATTCTGAAGAGGAAACAAAGCCCAAGGCTGGATTTTCACCCCTTCCAGGTGAGGCCCCTAACCCAGAGTCTAACCTGCTCAGTGCCCAGAGGGAAGCTCATATCCTGGCTGCGGGTGATCATCCGGCGTGGAGATGTGGGCACCACGGGGATTTTGTCAGAGCGCCCGTCAACGGGAAGGATGGGAGTGCTGGTGAGGCTGGAGGGCAGCTCCGTCTCAGGCAAGGCAGACTCGATTTGGTGGAAACCCCACAGCCCCACCTTCCTCATGCAGCGAGAACAGGTGATGCAGGGGAGATGTACAGACCCAGAAGAAGAGCTGAAGGAAGACGCAAATCAGGGGCCAAAGCAAATACCGTCCGTATCCATACATAACCATAACATTACATGCAAAGCCCTGCCCTTTCTAAGTACCTGTAGGGCAGCCGTCTCCAACCAAATgagctacaacccccatcagccccaaaaaGCACGGGACCTTTTTCGTATAAAGGAGTTGCTCTGCCTGTGAGCTATGAACGTTGTGGCATTGAGACCCTCACAATGTGGACTTCTGCAGCAAACATCAAATTTCAACAGATGCAGAACTCTGAGCACATCTTGGAAACTCACCCTTGACTGAACTCCAAATCCCCTGACCTACCTAAGGTTAGGTACATATAATCAATCAATAATATTCTCCGCCCTCCCtccatttccctccccttcctctcttgtCTCCCCTGAGCTACATTTTAGACTATAACCCCCTTGGGGTAGGGACCTATCAATTTTGTAAAGTGTCATGTCCACTGATGGTACCATATAGAGATCaggagtatttattttatttaaaatatttctatcccgcccttctaccctataatagggcactcagggcggcttacaaaaataaaatcaaatatgtacatcataaaattgtaaacagtaaaatcacaaaaacatttaaaaaaattaaaatacataaaatacaattaaaatacgtaaaatacaacacacacatagggattggtactaaagggactacaaaggtaaaatttaagggaatctgtggccctccagatgttgctggactagaacgcCCGTCAACCAAAGGAAGCCCAGTTAGCTTTACCATGGCCTGATTATTATCAGCTTGTGCTATAACACAGAGGTGGGTTTCTTCACTGGAGGCACCAGTGTcgtagaatgccctccctgttGAAATACAAGAGGctccatctgtactggatttcCATCAGCTCCTGAAGCCACATCTGTTTGGGAAAACATTCCTCTGCACTTGAACTTTGGATTTTATTACttggttttattcttttttaactATTTTAGTTATCATGCttttaactggtttgttttaCTGCATATTTTTGTTGAGGGTGTTTGAATGTTTTAATTGCATGGTAATTTGATATTTTAACTACGTATGTGTTTTACAGTTATTTTATgctataaactgcttagaagccattttggcatataaatggtacatcatccctgattattgaccacactggctactgggactgctgggagttaggagtccagcaacacctggagagccactggttccccatcccttataccagcctttcccaaccggtgtgcctccagatgttgttggaccacaactcccatcagcctcagccattggcaatgctggctgaggctgatgggagttgtggtccaacaacatctggaggcacactggttgggaaaggctgccttatacagatGTTGAGGATAAGGACAGCTGTGGCACAACTTTGCCCAGCAGAGTACGAGAATGAGGAGGGATAGAGGAGTGGAACATGGGGGCATTTGTGAATGagcatgaggttttttttatcgTGGTTGCCAACATACCTACTAGTCCAGCCACAGAGGGCTAGGATGCAAGCCGTGACATGGATTTGAAAAGGGTCTGACGCACGCTTGACTGGCGTTTTCTCACTCTCTGTTTTGCAGTCGGCTTCCTCCTCAATCAGTTGCAGAACaaggctgattttctcttccgTCAAGGACTGGGAAAGCAAACAAACCCAGTTAACAGTCTTCCTCCAGGCAGCTGTCTTTCTCTGTTTAGTGACAGAGATTTGGGTGCAAAAAACCCTTGGAACTCTGCACTTGGAAAGCTGCCATGGAGAATAAAAATCTCTCCAgtttcagaaagaaagaaagaatacaaACAGATATTCATGGATAAGCTATCATGTCAGAGAGTCTTTGTTCTCCTTCAGTCCCTGATATTGCCTGTTAAAAAGATCAGGGAGCAGATGAGGAGAAAGATCTTCGCTTGAGACCCTGGAAAGTCTACCTAGACGAGCCAACAGTTTGCCCTGGAATGAGGCAGATCCTGGTATCCCATAATGCATAGAGACTTTTAAACCAGGGAGAAGGAGTCTgttgctccccagatgttgctgaactccaactcccatcagtctctggCAGAGTGGCCAATGGTCCAGGATTGATGGATTGAATTTatgccctgcccttcctcccaaaggagcccaggatggcaaacacatcaataataataataataataataatatgcagaagaagaagaagaagaaaatattttaaaaaaacaaaaaacatttaaaacatccaaaatcaataaaacaaattTAAGGACAGATGTCACCAAATCATGTCTGGATAGGCCCATCAAAACAGATGTTTTCAGCAGGCGTCTCAAAGAGTGTACAGTGATGGCATTTGCCTAATGGCAAGCGGCAGGGAGCCCCAAAGTACGGGTGCCCCCATCCTATAGGAACGGCTTCTTCTGAATGCAGAATGGACATTGCATGGCACTTGTAGAAGTGCAAGTTCCGCAGACAGAGGAGATTGTATCtgcatatatggggtaaggtgatctCTTCAGTAAACCGGTcctaagctgttaagggctttatatatcaattgggtgatgggagctgaaatccatgaaacatctggagcgccacaggttccctgtgTCTGCTTCAAACTAAGATAAGAGAAATTTAAGCCATGTAAGTTtccttgcaagtaattaaaaagactCTCCAGGATCCAGAGAAGCAGATCGGGGGGGGGTTGTCTTTGACAACATaagctccccctcctccaccactCTGAGAGGGAAGGATCAGGAACTTGGCTTCCCTCTGCCAGGACTCGCTCACAGCCCTGATTGCCTCCAATGAAAGGTTGCTAAAAAGGCGACATGGCCAACTAGTCCTAGTTACGCCCTAGTTGACTCCCCCAGCCTGATGCTTTCCAGATATtccggactacagctcccagcagccccactAATGAATGTGCGCCACGTGGGCCACTGGCCAGGGCACATGGCATTCCCTCAGAAGGCAGGATCTTTATTCTTAGCATGAGAGGTGTCAAAGCTCAAGTCAAACCACAGGTCCTCTCCCTTGCCTCTACTCCAAATGTCCAGGGCTTATTTAGTTACTCGGTGGAAAGAGAAAGGCTCCTTCACATGCCCAGTGAGATTCTAATATTACTGTTTATGTTTTCTGGACTGAGCCCAGGCATTCAAAACAAGGCTACACCCAGGCTCATTTTCTAAGCCTTGTTTGAGGGTTGGAAGCTCAAATTTCATTTGATCACCTCCAGGTGGTGAGTTGCAGGTCATGAACCACTCCTTTTAACATTTCACTTGATGCTTGAAGACCTTTACCAAAAGAGCTCTCCCCTCCCAAACGGTTGTCTCACCATCCTCAGCAGGGTCGCAAATGACACAAGAGCTCTTACCATGCTTTTGAGATCTTCTGGTTTCAGAGAGGGCAGCTGAAGGTCCAACTGGCAGAGGCTCTGAAAGCGCTCCAGTAAGTCACTGAAAAGGGCAAGGGGTTCATCGACCAGCAAGACGGAAAAGCGATCTACTCAAAACGCAAAAGAAACAGAGGTCTAAGAACAGTCAACAACTTTGTTTCTAAACATCTGAATGTTTGCCAGAAGTGACTATATTGTTTAATCAAGTCAGCAGTTTTGTCAGGATCAAGTGCACTGCTAAGTCTACCTGTTGCTATTTCAAAGCAGATGCCACTCTTCTACTCCTCACATGCTCTTGTCCAGCATGCTTGGGAGCCATGGGGAAATCCACATTGACcattccccctgctcccttcaACGCTCCCAGTTATGCCACACATGCTCTTTCTTAAACCGATAACTCTCACAAGAGCCTCAGGTCCTCCACGGAAGACAAAAATGTGCCTGATTCATTCCCTGAAAACTGGTAATCGCCCTCAACCTGTGCAAATGAAGccatgggttcaaatcccaccccAACCATGTTTGGAGCCGGCATGAGTCTCTACTTTCAGGAACAAtccaaagctcagtggcagagcacctgattTCCACTCAGAAGGGCCCAACTTCAATCCCTCGCATTCCTAACTGAAATATCTCAGGTAGCTGGACTAGGAGAGACTCTTTGCTTTAAgatcttggagagctgcatcCATTCAGGATAGACAGCCCACTGGGCcaaacagaccaatggtctgattcaaaatAAGACAGCTTCATATGCTCCACCCTACAGAAGTCAGTACACCTCCTGGACCATGCTACAGTTGCACAGGGAACTACTGAAGCAGTTCAGCCAGGCTCCTTCAGCAGGGCATCCTTGAAAGCTTGAAAAGGGAGCAGGGGGAATGACCAGAGAGAATTTCCCTGTGGCTCCCAGGCACCCTGAAGAGAGTGTAGGAGGCATCTTGATGCTTCCCAGTGTCTCTGAGGCCCACTTTGATATCAGGGACTGCCGATTCAGGGTTAGTCTTCAGAGCCAGCCAAACTCTGTGGGCTCTTGTGAGGTTAGGCAAACGATgggaatatattttatttatttatttatttattattttatttatatcccacccttcctcccagtaggagcccagcgtggcaaacaaaagcaccaaaaatgctttaaaacatcataaaaacagactttaaaatatattaaaacaaaacatctttaaaaacatctttttaaaaaaggtttaaaaacatctttttaaaaaaggtttaaaaacatcttatttttaaaaaaaggtttaaaaatatattaaaaagtaattccaacacagacgcaggctgggataaggtctcaacttaaaggtccatttcctatgttgtgcagaacagacttcctgataagatggtacctgcaggaggccctcacctgcaaagcacagtgatcgactgggtatgtaagggataagacggtctttcaggcatcctgatcccaagctgtatagggctttgtacaccaacactagaaccttgaacttgacccggtagcaaatgggcagccagtgcaatcctttcagaagtggggtgacatgttggggataccctgccccagtgagtagtctcgctgctgcattttgcaccagctgcagcttctggaccaacctcaagggcagccccacatagagcacattacagttatcctgcctggaggttaccagtgcgtggacaacagtggtcaggctatcccggtccagaaatggccatagctgtcttaacagccgaagctggtaaaaggcattcctagtcactgaggtcacctgggcctctaccaACAAAGgtagatccaggagaacccccagactatgaacctgctctttcagagggagtatgaccccacccaaaacaggcaactgaccaattatctgaactcgggaaccaccaacccacagcacctccgtcttgctaggattcagactcagtttactggccctcatccagcccaccaccaagtacaggcactggtccagggcttgcacgacctctcctgattcagatgttacagagaaatagagctgggtatcatcagcatactgctgacacacctcgctccaaatctcctgatgaccgctcccaagggcttcatatggatgttaaacaacatgggggacaagatggtacgctgcggcaccccacaacacaactgccaggggtccaaaagacagtcatccaatgctattctctgaaaacgatcttggagatcagattggaaccactgtaaaacagtgtctccaatgcccatctcaccaactcggcccagaaggataccatggtcaacggtatcaaaagccactgagaaatcaagtaagaataacagggttgcactccccctgtccttctcccactaaaagtcatccatcagggcaaccaaggccgattcagtcccataaacaggcctgaacccagactggtatgggtcaagataatctgtttcatccaagagtacttgcaattgctgcaccacaccgctctcaatcaccttccctaaggaagggggtatttgtgaccggtcggtagttgtcacaaaccaatgggtccagggtgggctttttcaggagtggtcggatcaccgcctctttcaaggcagctggaaccactccctcccacaattatgtgttgaccacaccctggatccactcggtgaatcccccttggcaagctttaataagccaagaagggcaagggtcaagaggacacgttgatAGTCGCATCgtcccaagcaccttgtccacgtcatcaggccgcatcaactgaaactgttctcaagaggttgcagcagatgttgcactggacacctcattggggactacagtagatgtggagggggcatcaagactgctacggaagcaagcaactttaccctcaaagtgccttgcaaacaattcacagtgggcctccaagggtctaaagctccatttcctggagttgatgtcaacagattcctaacaatatggaaaagctccactggacggctacttgaggatgcaatggaggcagagaagtgggccttcttcaccgccctcaccgccacacagtaggcacagttatgatgttttactcgtgcctgatcagcctcacagcacgtctttcgccacttgtgctctaactgtcatccagcctgtttcattgtccttagttcactggtgtaccaaggtgcaagccgggctccacagggctggagagggcgctcgggggcaactgtgtcgagGGCCCAgagcgccttgctgttccacagcgtgacaagggcttcaacagggtcacctgctctgtctactgtgAACTTCCCGagggcatttaggaatccagtggattccattaggctccgggggtggaccatcttaatctgtccaccacccctgcagtgaaggatcggagccataagtctaaacttcaccaggaagtgatctgaccatgacaatggggtgacatccacccccctatctccagaccacccctttgtccatctagagcaaaaaccaagtcaagggggtgccctgccctatgcgtcgggccagtaacagcttgagacagccccatggtcgtcatggaggccatgaagtcccgagccggaacactagaggcagcctcagcatggacactgaaaatacccaggactatcgttctgcgctcctccaacaccacagccgagatagcctctgccagctcagtcagagaagctgccaggcagcagggtggatggcacaccagcagcaaccctagtttcctgtctccttggcccgacaccaggtgcaggccctcacagctagcTCCAACACAGAATggattcctggtgacagagatggaagttctgtagaccacagcaactcctcctcccccccccccgcagcctgTGCGGgcgttgcactgagtatccaggtgggcaaagctgggtcagatcgactcctcccagctcacccaacaaggtctcggtaatgcacaccaaatcggcaccttcatccacgatcaaatcatggatgaaagtgatcttattgtgtactgatctggcattaaacaacaacacacacaggccagtgggcacagcagatgagcaacacggaacccatccatgagagcagtggcagcaaggaacaaggcgcagatactTTATACACACACATCTATATTTCTGCACAAATTCTTTAAAAACtcaaaggggaaaaagaaaagcagaagtTGCAgggtttctctttttcttttttaaaaaagagcaattCCTGCCTCAGGAGAAATAGCTTCAAGACAAGTAACCTGAGAAGCCTTAGCAATGGAGATGGGTGTGTGTCTCCAAACATTGGGGTCTGCCAAGAGACAGCAGCCTGCCTTTCAGCACATGTGGCTCAACTTGCTTCCTCAAATCACCTGGAACCATCTGCTCTCTCATCTCAATACCTAACCTGAGGTGTTTGCCAAAAAACCCTCTTTCTTTGGAGGCTCACCAAAGCCAAAGCACCCTAAGGTGGTAGGATGGGAGGCTATGACCATTGGCACCATAAGTGGAAACACGGACCAGCGATGACACCTCTTGCCTGTGCCTACGGTCTCAGTAAGATGAAAGGGCGAGTGGGTAGGTTAGGAACTACTCTTATTAAGGACCCTTTAAAGCACCTCTTCCCAACCCCACCCTCAAAGGGGCAGGGAGTGACCATTCACAGCTAGAACACCCCTATTTCCAGGTGTCAATTAATTTATGCAGGCACGGGGACCCTTttacagcccaagggccgcattcatTTGTGGGCAACTTTcctggggccgcatgccagtggtgggtggggccaaaggtaaaagtaggtggagcaacaggTGTGTTTTTTTTAGCCTTCCTACAGTaggctagaacaaattaaaccagaactatcactagatactaaaatgatgaaactgtggttatcataatgagaagacacgattcactagaaaagacaataatgctgggaaaaacagaagggagtagaaaaagaggaaggccaaccaagagatggattgatgccattaaggaagccacaggcctgaacttgcaagatctgaacagggtggttcatgacagatgctcttggaggtcactgattcatagggtcatcataagtcgcggtcgacttggaggcacataacaacaacagacagtGGGCTACAGTCCAGCCTTGCAAAAGTCAGATGTTTCtaaatttacacacacaccttccaGCCAGATGAAACATTTGAGTAAGGTGCAGAGCAAGGATGCTGAGGGATGtgggctgaggaggaggaggaggcatgatcTAAGGAGAGTTGGAGGGCCATGCTCAGCCCCTGGCCTGAGATTCCCAATCCCTGAGTTTATGCAATCATTTAAACAGCCAGAAGAAgtcccaaagcgatttacaagGGCTATTTCATACAAAGCATAACATACAATAGAAGATCCTTTAATACAATACATATACAGTACGTACTACAGGTGTTCAGCTGCAGAAACAGCTGGGCAACATGAAAGAACAATCTCACCTGCATAGGAATGAACACCAAAAAACAGCCCCTAAAAGACCATTTGTACTGTCCAAATGCCTGGTGCTGAAGGCGCCTGGGGAATTGCCTGCTGGGATGAACTCCCTCCTTTTCCCCCCACCAGAGCGTCTCACTGCTTACCTGGGCAGGGACTGTCAGGCCAGAAGCAGAACTTCTCGTGAGCGGCTGACAAAGCCTTCCTCAGCTCTGAGCACCTTTCCTTGTCTGGAAAGCAAACACACATGCTAAACACCAGGGTCTCCCAAGGGAAGGAACCAACCTTCAAAAATCATTTCCAACCAGATGAATGACAAGGTAACCCTGCTCGTGCaacagcattccccaacctggtgccctccagccattttggactacaacttccatcaacccaagACAGCATTTTTGGTGATAGTAATAACCTGCTCTTACACAGGACTCCGAGAGGACTGCCAAGGTCCACGTTTACTCAGTACCAGCATTGCCGCAGCAGTAGGTGCTttgagccagggctgtggagtcagagtcacaagcaatttggggtggagtcggagttggtagaaatgtaccgactccgactacaaaataaattttgattgacaaattttttaaaatataaattcaaaatgtcaaagaagcttcccatgaagtcagctgtagttgagcatttcaccataactcaagatggaaaacattttgtgtgtcagtgtatgacacaggacccaaatgaagacaaatgctgtgatgccaagatcaatgcatattcaggcagcaataaaaatgctcctacgagagcttccaatttaaaaagacacagccttccagggctgtggaatcggaagcaattttgggtggagtcagagtccgacagtagaaaaatagaggagtcggagtcaaaggtttggcataccgactccacagccctgctttgagCTGGGGTCAAAGAAGTGAAAGGAAGTGGCAAAGAGACTGAGCTGTGAATCAGGAAGCCCCTCATTCAAATCTTGGTCATCCCAACTATTCCCTTGCGGTAGCCATTCCATCAAACTGTAGAGCAGATGGAGAAAAGCAGGGGTAAAAATAATGCTTTTAGGTCAGGCATTGAAAACCTTTGgagttccagatgttgctggactgatcatatgccatgctggctagggctgatgggtgttgggttTAACAACATCTACAGGACCACCGATTCCCCATCTGCCACCCTGAACCCAcaggagaaagagcaggatacaaATACTGCTGCAGCAAGATAATAGGCTTCTGCTAGTCATTGACAGGGCACTGAACCCTACTTCCCTGTCTGCTAGAAATTGAGCTCAACTCCACACCACTGGCTTGTGATTTCCCTGGACGCTGCCCACACACCTTCAAGCCCATCTTCTCCACCATAAGCATTAGAAGCTTGCTGTGTGTTTTCAAATGAAAGCTGAAGTTATCGGGGAGCTCAGCTCTGTGTCCAAACATCACACTTGCACAGTGCAATCACAGGACTGAGCAAGTTAGGCTTGCATTTGGATTTTAACAATCAGACACTGACAGATCAAGGCTCTGCAGCCCTTACACTTGCTGAAGTCAACAGCCAGCTGTAGGCTGGCACAGAGGTAGGCCTGGCAGCTGGCACACTTCAACATGTCACACTCAACATTGGTCCATCCATACTTGGCGCAGATCAAAGGAGACAACTCGTGGGGTTTGCCTGCCCACTTGAGGGAGTGCTTGAGTTAAGGAGGACAACTTGGTACGCTTCAGATCAAGGTTTTGGTTTCCCAAGCTATTTCCATGGGTCTAGCATGGAATTTAAAACTTTCTCAGCTGGCTGAAGGACCTCTCAGGCCCTTCCAGGTGGAGTCAACATCAGTTCCATCTATATATATAAACAGCCAACAGTTCCCAGCTGGCCATCCCTTCCCCAACCCTCCCAAGCTTCTTGCCCCATGACTGAACAGTCTTCTCACTCAAGTCTTCTGTTCATCTAACCTACACAACATGCCTAATCTTGACTTGGTATGAATCCCAGCCATTTGCCAGCATCCAAATCCCAAAATGAGGGAATTC
Proteins encoded:
- the ZC3HC1 gene encoding zinc finger C3HC-type protein 1 isoform X3, with product MAAPSPTAAAPASENEEGDLGVKAKSPAITPQKIRELIDGGIAPEESSLEGKDSSAFSEVANGSPQTDELPFEATSKEAYFSRVETFTSLKWAGKPHELSPLICAKYGWTNVECDMLKCASCQAYLCASLQLAVDFSKYKERCSELRKALSAAHEKFCFWPDSPCPDRFSVLLVDEPLALFSDLLERFQSLCQLDLQLPSLKPEDLKSMSLTEEKISLVLQLIEEEADCKTESEKTPVKRASDPFQIHVTACILALCGWTSSSSSGSVHLPCITCSRCMRKVGLWGFHQIESALPETELPSSLTSTPILPVDGRSDKIPVVPTSPRRMITRSQDMSFPLGTEQDSSARSFFDPVSQHRDWCPWVNVVKESAAYGGAGEGHPEVKGEPGWQMVLKAVLASRRSDRPADKELENLSMKSCKVFRIFRQWEATCSS
- the ZC3HC1 gene encoding zinc finger C3HC-type protein 1 isoform X1, translated to MAAPSPTAAAPASENEEGDLGVKAKSPAITPQKIRELIDGGIAPEESSLEGKDSSAFSEVANGSPQTDELPFEATSKEAYFSRVETFTSLKWAGKPHELSPLICAKYGWTNVECDMLKCASCQAYLCASLQLAVDFSKYKERCSELRKALSAAHEKFCFWPDSPCPDRFSVLLVDEPLALFSDLLERFQSLCQLDLQLPSLKPEDLKSMSLTEEKISLVLQLIEEEADCKTESEKTPVKRASDPFQIHVTACILALCGWTSSSSSGSVHLPCITCSRCMRKVGLWGFHQIESALPETELPSSLTSTPILPVDGRSDKIPVVPTSPRRMITRSQDMSFPLGTEQHEKSPSPVISRMRSWDSSSERADTEAASPTTRSRPVTRSMGQGDGGGLGAEVPSSPHRRAKRARLCSTSSSDSSARSFFDPVSQHRDWCPWVNVVKESAAYGGAGEGHPEVKGEPGWQMVLKAVLASRRSDRPADKELENLSMKSCKVFRIFRQWEATCSS
- the ZC3HC1 gene encoding zinc finger C3HC-type protein 1 isoform X2; the encoded protein is MPSPQPSELPPTVVSHRYPQEAAASLPPKTRKDSSAFSEVANGSPQTDELPFEATSKEAYFSRVETFTSLKWAGKPHELSPLICAKYGWTNVECDMLKCASCQAYLCASLQLAVDFSKYKERCSELRKALSAAHEKFCFWPDSPCPDRFSVLLVDEPLALFSDLLERFQSLCQLDLQLPSLKPEDLKSMSLTEEKISLVLQLIEEEADCKTESEKTPVKRASDPFQIHVTACILALCGWTSSSSSGSVHLPCITCSRCMRKVGLWGFHQIESALPETELPSSLTSTPILPVDGRSDKIPVVPTSPRRMITRSQDMSFPLGTEQHEKSPSPVISRMRSWDSSSERADTEAASPTTRSRPVTRSMGQGDGGGLGAEVPSSPHRRAKRARLCSTSSSDSSARSFFDPVSQHRDWCPWVNVVKESAAYGGAGEGHPEVKGEPGWQMVLKAVLASRRSDRPADKELENLSMKSCKVFRIFRQWEATCSS